tgtgtgagagctgTCAAACCTCCTGGACACTACCGaggtgcctttgagcaaggTACCAGACCTCCAGGCACTGTAACTGCCCACTGCTCCAAGTACAAAGATGTGttaaatgcagacacaatctTTCTTTGTCCGCTGCTGTGTACCTTGTACCATGACTGAAAAATGGATTGCATTTCCATTTACACCCAcatgacaattaaaaaaaacatttctacaaaaaaataatacattgtgtGAACAACATTATAGACCTATCTATTACagaaattacaataaaacatgcaGCGGATGTGTCAGAACACCAAAACAACGCAAAAGATGCAACACAGCTCTTCATGAGAATGGTTTGAGCGCTTAAGGATAAGAGCTGAATGGGATTTATAATGTTGTTCAGCAGAGGGTGCtctttttccaaataaaatatgCAACTTCAAACTGCCACATCACCAATATGGAGTTAAGCTGCAGGTCTGGAGAGAAAAAGGGGTTGTGTTTTTTCCCTTCTTCTGGCTGAGTTAAGAAGGCTTgttggtctaggggtatgattctcgcttagggtgcgagaggtcccgggttcaaatcccggacAAGCCCAGATTTTAATAGGAGGCATACATGTTAAATATCATTAATTAGATCTTGTGGGTAGCAGTGTGCCTTGAAGTTTAAAGTAGTAGGCTCACCAAAAAAGCATTCTGGGTAGGCAAGTCTAGTGAGAGATAAAAGGCTCTTGCATGATGTATAAAGTGTATTTACCCAAGAAAGATTACCCCGTTCCCCAGGAGGAGGCTGTgctccatcaggaccaaaacctctCGCCACTTGCTTCACCTCTGCTACCGGCCTCATCAACAAggcccgggacccccactgacactgacGTTCATCCAccctaaacattttttatgcattgcattaatgcacatcacgctaacaatttattttcattttaatattgtaaatcCAGCACAAAATCTTGCGCATCTCTGCTCCATGCTCAAATCAGCAAAGTTctacaatttaaatataatttattattgtcatattttattacattttactttacttagTTTCCTAAATAcctatattttgtgtaaatactCTCTTTATCTTTAATTTATTGCAATAGTCTTAGCTTTTTATAATTGTACTATTATTAGTTTTTGGTTatgtattcttctttctgtgtctctgtatgcaccacttataccaaagcaaattcctacttggtaataaaactgattctgattctgaattggATAAATCCTTGTAGCCATTACCCCTTCATTGCAATGACAGCTGAGTGATAATTGTCAATATGGCTCAGCCTCGAGTGAAATAATAATCTTGTGGCGATATCCTGCATTAATGTATGTGCTCATAGCAAAAAGTGTACTAATGTTTTACTTGAATGTTTCTCAGAATCGAGGAGGGAAAATAATTACGCATTCCGCTATTAGAACATTTAACAACTTTACGAACATTATATGTTCATACTGGGAAGCTGATTTAcctccaaaatgttttatttggaaTTTCCAAGTTCCCAGTTGAAGAGTTTTCCAGTGTGTTCTGAGCTGATtataaaacacagacagcacATCTTGTATAAGAAGCACATAAATGAGCAAACATTTTAGATATTGTATGAagagtatacagtatattgggcaaatacttttaaaacaaattgccAATATTATGAGAGCTCCAAAATTagtttagggttgttttatcAATACTGTAAGTCTGGCCGGGAATACAACTCCCAGCCAGGCCACTACTTATTATATATAGGCCTATATTTACAGCGTTTCTGCCCATAGCCCTCTAGTTTAAATCTCACTGACATCGATAACATGTCCTACTGTGGACTGTTGGCCCTGTACCTGCCAGATCCTATCTGCTGCTGGTTCTACTACCCAAATAGAAACCTATGGACATAAGttactatttaaaaaagtgtttttgttaatgttgGAGTTAAATGCATCAATCTAGTGCACTTTGAGGGCAAATTACAGATATTAAATGTATGGAAACACCTGTATGAATcagaaatgtatacatttcaataatcataaaatatgaaagaatATGGCCATGACCAATACCATACCATATCcaatagcaaaacattgaaaaatatttaaggTGTATTTGTTGGTTAATTTAGTTGAGTGTGTCTGGGCTCCTGCATCAGCATCTCCTGTCTCCCTCATCTCCCCTGCTCCTCTGTGACGCAGCAGTAAAGACTAGTTTTAGCTCTCAACAAGTTTTTAAAGTTTATCTTATTTCACCaagttcaaatgttttctttttattcatggATATTTAACTAATCACTCCcctttcaaactgtattttacttttactgccCTATCTACAGTATATTGGAACGATcttatacatgttttaatttataatgttatttttataactataataacattatAAAGGTGTGTCTTGTCATTTCGGCAGGACACATCATTTCCACAGCCAGTCACCCTGTGTGAGGCAGACCCATATCTGAACAGCGTTGCGTTCAcaatacataacaaaacaaacaaatcctcAGGCCAGCAGGCCACTTAACAGGCTCCCGATGGCCAGTCCGGGTTTGCATATTGCGGTATAGTTCTTGGTATATTACACTAACTTTGGCTTGGAATCGGTCTAACTTTTCTAGTGGATGCAGATTTTTCCGAAAAAATGTTTATaatcaaacatttacttttatttatgttcttaCCCAAGTCTttcaagaaataaaaacatgtcttcatcCTAAATTTGAATTGTGTGTCCAGTTTTCATTGAGACCAAAGTATTCTGGTAAACATACGgtgataaaacacattatttatagttttttcttcaaactcacagaaaataataatattttatattcatttttttcccattatGTTACATGCAAACTCTTAAAGGAAACATGTTTTCTTGAGACTATTCCTAAAGTGCCCAAAAAGGTATTGCTTGAAAACAAATTGTTTCAACTGTTCGTGACGTCATCACGCCAACCGAGAGCGTAAATCGAACACAGGAAGTTGAATTATCAGCTGATCCTGCTGACTGTTGTTGATGCCTGAAGTTGCTGTTGTTGGGGCGCTGTGTTGCTCTTATTTGCTCCTGacattgaacacattttaaacccGAGCAAGGGACACGCCGGGCATTTAGCATTAACCGTCGGACGAGCTTCTAATTGACAAGGGAAGCGTCTCGCAGCGAAGACTTTGAATTTGCGCACTAGCTGCTGAAAAGCTAGCACCAAAGCGTGAAGCTCGGgtgagaggaagaaagaaagacagtcGACAGCTCTACGTGCTTTGTTTACGTCGTGCCAGTCTGAATcgcaatctttttttttctttgtcttgaaTGTGGATTTTGTTTCCTCACGTAGACTATTTACGTGTATACTTCATTACCTGTACACTAATGGCAGCTAGCTcatcagctaacgttagctcataGCGCAAAGAAACAGTGTTGTTGTCGAGCGCCGATGCTTTCGTAACCGCCCGCCTGTGACAGATAACAACAGCAAACACTGACAATATTCAGGCCCAGAGAAACTGTTGTCGTGCCTCTATTTTCCAGCTTTTTGGCCCTGAATCAGGTGATGTGTTGGAGTCACAGGGCAGCACGGTAACCAGACAAGTGGATGTTAAATAAGAGCCCTTAGCAGATCTTTGTGATTAATGAACACGTCTGTATTAGCTGTTTATTTATTCCCGGTTTCGAGGGgattgagattttttttatccGTATCGATTTTAAGCCACGCCAACAAGTAATAGGTAAACTGTCAGCTGGCCTTGTTCATTTAAGGTTGCCTGGCAGGTTGCGTAATTTGTTTTCGTACAAGCTGTCAGTCTTTGCTgggtgacttttttttttcttcaaacttATGCATTTATTACGTGGCTCTGTGGATGtcactttaaatattaaaaacacttgtGTCACTTATGACGTGTGAGCAAGTGACCACTTTCTACCATATATGTATTAGTTGTTTGATGCTCAGATTTAGAACAAAATACTCAATATAGTTATGAATTAGAGTAGACATCTTAAATTATTGTGAGACTGTTTTGTGATCAGGGAGAGACAGGCGAGGAAAAAGGGTACCTCATAGGGGCCCATTGTGTCTTGAGGTGAGGTGAGCTGCCCCCCACTACTTGCCAATGCTGGATCTGGAGGTGGTGCCTGAGAGATCACTAGGAAATGAGCAATGGGAATTTGCCTTAGGTAAGTTTTACAACATAACagtgatgaaaataaaacatgcatctACAAGCTGTTAGTAATGTTGAAAGCCACATGTAAAAATGGCTAAGTTTAATAACTACCACTTCTctaaaatattgtgttttcaggGATGCCATTGGCCCAGGCCATCTCTATTCTGCAGAAACACTGCCGCATCATCAAAAATGTCCAGGTGCTATACAGTGAACAGGTAagaaatgtctttctttattttgtggGTTTCTTTCTTACtcgcacacaaacaaacaaggagaagaaagaagaataaattactgtttttcactcttttgTGTTTACACAGATAACACAAAAGCAGGATATACACAAACAGAGGATATACTATACATGATatacaatgcaaaacaaacagaaccacATGCAGGAAAGGAGAGGTGGCAAAGTGAAGGGGCAGCCAGTTAGCTGGTACCCAGAGCGGTTGCGGGTGAgcaagtccctacagactgagccactgtcgccaaataaacaaacaaaggttaATTAGCTTGTTTAAGACTGTCATGTTATGCAGCAgtacttcttttgttttgttaaggCTGCCCTGTGTTGCAGCAGTTATTCCACTCATTTTACAAACCcaaatgttttggatttttaCACaatttttgttacatttctgtattttgttaaaCGTATGTAGTTATTAGTATTTCTGTGCATTCAATAAGATAAGagttactttattaatcccaaactgggaaatgtttgtggcTCATTCAGACTGATAAAACTCAATAGGACACATTTTTGACTTAGTTTAGTGCATTAGTGTATTATCAAATAAATGACTAAGAATATATCTACATATGAAGTGGTCTTCTTCACAGAGTCCGCCATGTTGCAGCTAGCCCAGAAGAGACAAATCAAAGAATGGTCCTAGAGGGGGCCTATCACGTTTTTTTGTTACCTGAAGGCAACCGAGGGTTCTGTTACGGTTTGGAAGTGTAGGGTGAGCAAAAGGGGATTCAGTCGGTTGCAATATGCAACTTCAATGTTAGCTGCAACCAAATCCTACAAATCGtcctttaaagaaaacatcaaaggAACCAGAAAAAGTGTTTgtctgaagtaaaaaaaaaaaacggccAGGTCAGGCTATAGTTATCCTCCAAGGATCAATAGTTATTACCCAAGGTCTTAAAGAGAAGTTGTTTTTACGCCATCATACACCTTTTAGATTAAACATTTTATCAAATGGAAGAGGTTAATGTTAACATGGATGACACCAAATATGAAACACATAAATGACACGTATGAAACGTCAATATTTCTGTATCTTACATTTTGTTGTGGGCCTTGTTTCCTTGGTTAAATTGAAATGAGCTGATTTTTATTGTTTGCCTCTCtgcaaatctgttttttttatctccccCTCCAGACACCACTCAGCCATGACCTCATACTGAATTTGACTCAGGATGGGATTAAACTGCTGTTTGATGCCACAAATCAGAGACTCAAGGTAAACGTTGTAGATTTTAGGACATACATTTAAAACGTTGTGACTCTCAATAAGCTCAGGATCAGTATATGACATGTATTTCTAAGTTAATATTAGACATGAATTGTAACTGTTTGACTCGAACTTGGAGTTGCACTGCAGATATTAAGGAGAGGTGGCTGTGGTATTTCTCCGCACTTATTTACCAGCAGTTGCTAAATCCTCCCCTTTAATAGATAGCTATAAAAGAGACTTTTTAGGCATGTTATTGACCTCTAAATAACCATTTTAATTTGTACAATTGTTTTCATCTTTCTGAATGGCAGGTGATTGAAGTGTATGACCTGAGCAAAGTCAAGTTGAAATATTGGTGAGTTGAAATATAATACCACTATAAATATactaatgtaaaaatatatatttctagtTACACTTAGAAACGTGTATAATACAATTTAGCCACGATTAAAAACTATCTTAGACTCTCAGTTGTTATTGTTACAGGCTTTTATCTACAGGCACTTATCCATCTAATGGTCATTGTAATCATACACTGTCCATCCTATGTTGCAGCAGAAATCCCTTTTAATTACAAGGCATAGCATCTCAGAGTAATACAGCTATATAGTGAGAGGCATCCCAGTAATGTAGTCCCCtgtgttaatgtgtttcttAAACGCTGTGTGTATGATTATTTGCCAGATGactctgttttacttttttggcAAAAGATCCACAACTAATGCAGTACATCCTGTATAAGCGTTAATAGATGTGACACGGGctgtgtgtattgtgtttcAGTGGAGTCCATTTCAACTCTCAGGCCATTGCCCCCACAATAGAGCAAATTGACCAGTCATTTGGAGCTACGCACCCTGGAGGTAATttacaaagcaaaaacacattaaggGATGTCTCAAAAATGTGCCTGAATTTTAATGTTGCGTATTACCATTCGCCTCTGTTCAGTTTACAATGCTGCAGAGCAGTTGTTCCATCTCAACTTTCGAGGCCTGTCCTTCTCCTTCCAACTGGACTCGTGGAATGAAGCTCCAAAATACGAGGTGAGAATCCATTTTTCTTGTCTGGCAGTTAAAGAAGGGCAGCCTTGTAGTTGAAATGATAACCCTTCACACGGAACCGTTTGAGGTTATGTTCTATGTTCGCCTTAAGCACGACTTGATTGTTGTTATGAGGTGATAACAAATGATGTGTAACAGAATTAAAAACCCAAACGCAAGAGGAGACTTGTATTCTGTTGCTGATTGTTCACACAGAGTTGTGGAGCAAAGCGTTCTAACACCGGGAAATTACTATTTCTTGTTCTCTTATCTAAAGGTCacattgttttgaatgtttatgTGATTAAATCCCCTCAATACGGTCTTATGAGAATTTTGTTTAGCGAAATAAAAGTCACGTGAATGCCTAAAGCTTCCAAGTGGGACTTACTAAGACCTATAAACATAATGAAGataaacattagccacctttagcttaacAGTGGTGATATCCAGCCATGCGACTGTAGTGGAGTTTGGTTATAgacctaatgttagcttttaacttctggtgattgcattCACGCTTCGAGAATCATAAGAGTGGTGTTAATATATGGAGATTATTGTGTTTGCCACTGCAATATTTCAattccaatggaaaaatcccattgctttttatGAGGGAGCACCTGCAATGCTGTCTTTCAGTTCGACTTACAAAAATATGTCTGTATAGATCCATCCAAATTGCTtagaaatgtgttattgatGCAAAACCTTTGTGGCAGATTTACTGCAACTTTGACAAATCAAAATGCCCCAAGTGTGAATTCCAGTTGTGTACTGTTCTGATTTCAAAGACCCATTGCGTGTTATTCAAGCAGTACAGTCAGATTGCAGTAGAGTTTAGGGACATGGGTAAGCTCAGGCAACATAATTAAATTCTTCAATACAACACTGACACCCAGCAGCTTACATTCAGATTTTCAGAACAAAATGACTTCAGTGACCTCAGTGAGCAATTAGGATTTTATCATTTGTAAATTTGTTTTTTGGATTTAGGCTTATATAATTACTCAGTGttatactgcctgtactgcacAGCTGTGAGTATCTGGAGTGATGCATGTCCTGATCCGGCGAAGCAGCTGACTGCTCCATTCTGCGGCTTGCCACTGTGAAAGCACACATCTTGATTGACGTTTTTATCGCTCCCTTAGCTCACTTTATATCCTATTGACAATTGTTTTCGCAGCTTTTCACATCTTTGTGGTTCGAACATTCTGCTGCTCCAACATATCTGTGATATCATATTACctgcattgattttttttctcaaacctTATATCCACCCTGACCTGCACGCTGAGTTGGTGAAATAAGTAAACTGAAACAACAGATTGGGCTTTTTAGGCATCTGTGGCTGTGTGTATGTACACACATGGTAGTTTCAGCTTTTAGTTTTAGTTAGaatttttgcatttctttagAGCCCAGCTGTATTTTGTTTCCTGCTTGTTGTGAGTGTGTTAGATGAATGCctgagtgttgtgttttttttgggaggAAACTGATGCATTGTAAAGAGAATTAGTGAAGCAACGGAAAGGATTATATGACATTGTGTatggaaaaacacattaagacCCCTTCCTGATTGTTAACACTTAAAGCCCAGACAATACCCCATAAGGGAAGACACCTGTGAACATCTAAAGTTGttcatttattcaatttaatatatttaatggtGGCTATTGTATTGTaactttgaaattgtttttggAGTTAATATATTATGTTATTCCTAGATGTcttgtattttttggggggcaaGTAATCTTTACTTCATACTATGGataactttttttcaaatttcttaAGACCTGCTAGCTTTTATTCACTTCCAGAATGACTCATCTGTTGCTTGCTGGTGATGCATACACTGCAATGTAGTAACCTCTGTTGAGTAACGTGACATTTGATTGGATTggatacaaaatgtgttttaataaattgTCACTCATCATAGGAAACTCTGTGTGGCATTTGTCAGTGTGCTGATTGACCTTTCACTCCACACCTTCCTGtaattgtgaaaaatatatttctgtaaacatctctttgttgttgtgcacacacaaacacagtatgTACCAGTCCCGTATCACTCCCAGTTGTTTTGCCTTGGCAGCCTAACTTTGCCATGGGTTTGGCCTCCCTGCAGATTCCACATGGGGCCATGGTCAAGAGGATGCACATATACACTGGCAACAACCTGCAAGAAACAAGGTAGCATACACTCACAAACTATACATCACTTAAAGGACATGCCTCTTACACAGGGTGCACACActaggttttttttgtgaatggtCATTAGTGATTAGTGACTTTTATATTTATCCATATTGGTCAATAAGCACAATTTTAATCATAATTCTCCAGTGTtgacaaagtaaacaaaagcatGTGAGATCCTTATTCCACCTTTTAACAGATTCAAATGTGACAGTGAGAAAATGTCTGAACAACcacaaaaaagcaacattttcacaCCCCATACTCTCTGTCCTCAGAGCTCCAGCGATGCCGTTGGCTTGTTTCCTTGGCAACATCTTTGCAGAGTGTGTAGATGTCCTGAGAGACCGGGCAGGAGCGTTGGGGCTCAAACTCCGCCTTCTCACTGCAGGTAACTGTTCGTCTGGGTACTTTATGTCTTGAAGACAAAGATTTATTATGGATCAACATCTGTCCAAAATGATTTTCctcacatattttcttttcttgacTCTCCTTCACATTTCTACCACATTACAGAACACTGCTTTAAAACTGGAGCTAAATAGAAAAATCCAACTACAATATTTTATACCTGGGGGACTGTTCTCAAACTATTTattcatcacttttatttttcatatcaaTTAGCtgtgttaaatatattttataaattatagatttgttttttttatttaatcacatGTTGGGGGGTTCAACATCAGCTCCTCAGCTCCCATAAAGAATGGTGTAGACAAAACAGAATCTCACCCCtgtaaggggaaaaaaaaggtgcCAAAGCAAGCGTAATATAATTAATTTGCTCATCatgattttcattaaaatgtctttgtttttttaaactatttttcaTTAGGTTGATCGAAGTTCTAATGCTTTCTGTGTTTGGCAAATATATATACTTGTCCTGGATTCCCGCACAAAAGATAAACATCAATCAAAATGTTGATGAACTTTGACTCAAGCATTTACcatataaaaaggcaaaaatatgcaaaaaatgtaatttaattttttGTAGTTATGTTCAGGTTGGAAATTGATTAAAAGATGTggattataatatataaagaacatttttgtcAGAACTTTTTTCCTCAACAAACATCAAATCAAAACGAGATAAATCTTATGGACCGTGTATATCGCTGtaaggtaaacacaaacagtgattGTGTCCAGCTGTTCCACTTATTGGGAGACTGAACGATttcctgttctgtttttctgttacGTGTGAATGTGGTCCAGGCTGTGGTCCAGGTGGGATGGCAGATTCCAAAGTGAGGTCCATAGAAAGGTGCATCTACTTTGGAGATTCCTGTCAGGATGTACTGGGTGCTCTGGGCTCACCCCATAAAGTCTTCTACAAGTCTGAGGACAAGGTAGGAAtagtctttatttgtttgttttttttaactacgtCTTGTCTTTAATAAGCACTGATGTTTTTATCCTGATTTTCATCCTCTGACAACTCAACCTATTGAGTCTTTTAGCTACTAACAAGCTACATTTTTGAAGAGGGGGTCCACCTTTTACTCAGTTGAATGGTTTTAAATGTGGGATAACCAAAAAAATCACGATATACAGTATCGAAATGTCTAAAAAGCATAATTTGTTGAGCTGTGTACTTGCATAATCCCTAATGTAGCAACAGTTTTCAAACCAAGATAAATCTGTCCAATTAATCAAGGTAAAAGTCCATTTCATTAAGTTGCCTGTGATGCAAAGATATCTCTTTTTTACAATACACTTTTCCTCTAGTTTTTGATTTGTTGAAACC
Above is a genomic segment from Eleginops maclovinus isolate JMC-PN-2008 ecotype Puerto Natales chromosome 2, JC_Emac_rtc_rv5, whole genome shotgun sequence containing:
- the phaf1 gene encoding UPF0183 protein C16orf70 homolog isoform X2, which produces MLDLEVVPERSLGNEQWEFALGMPLAQAISILQKHCRIIKNVQVLYSEQTPLSHDLILNLTQDGIKLLFDATNQRLKVIEVYDLSKVKLKYCGVHFNSQAIAPTIEQIDQSFGATHPGVYNAAEQLFHLNFRGLSFSFQLDSWNEAPKYEPNFAMGLASLQIPHGAMVKRMHIYTGNNLQETRAPAMPLACFLGNIFAECVDVLRDRAGALGLKLRLLTAGCGPGGMADSKVRSIERCIYFGDSCQDVLGALGSPHKVFYKSEDKMKIHSPSPHKQVPSKCNDYYFNYFTLGVDILFDSTNHLVKKFVLHTNFPGHYNFNIYHRCDFKIPLVIKKGADPQTEDCTLTTYNKWDQIQELLGHPMEKPVVLHRSSSANNTNPFGSTFCFGLQRMIFEVMQNNHIASVTLYGAPRSATKARPEASSSSH
- the phaf1 gene encoding UPF0183 protein C16orf70 homolog isoform X3, with the protein product MLDLEVVPERSLGNEQWEFALGMPLAQAISILQKHCRIIKNVQVLYSEQTPLSHDLILNLTQDGIKLLFDATNQRLKVIEVYDLSKVKLKYCGVHFNSQAIAPTIEQIDQSFGATHPGVYNAAEQLFHLNFRGLSFSFQLDSWNEAPKYEIPHGAMVKRMHIYTGNNLQETRAPAMPLACFLGNIFAECVDVLRDRAGALGLKLRLLTAGCGPGGMADSKVRSIERCIYFGDSCQDVLGALGSPHKVFYKSEDKMKIHSPSPHKQVPSKCNDYYFNYFTLGVDILFDSTNHLVKKFVLHTNFPGHYNFNIYHRCDFKIPLVIKKEGADPQTEDCTLTTYNKWDQIQELLGHPMEKPVVLHRSSSANNTNPFGSTFCFGLQRMIFEVMQNNHIASVTLYGAPRSATKARPEASSSSH
- the phaf1 gene encoding UPF0183 protein C16orf70 homolog isoform X1 produces the protein MLDLEVVPERSLGNEQWEFALGMPLAQAISILQKHCRIIKNVQVLYSEQTPLSHDLILNLTQDGIKLLFDATNQRLKVIEVYDLSKVKLKYCGVHFNSQAIAPTIEQIDQSFGATHPGVYNAAEQLFHLNFRGLSFSFQLDSWNEAPKYEPNFAMGLASLQIPHGAMVKRMHIYTGNNLQETRAPAMPLACFLGNIFAECVDVLRDRAGALGLKLRLLTAGCGPGGMADSKVRSIERCIYFGDSCQDVLGALGSPHKVFYKSEDKMKIHSPSPHKQVPSKCNDYYFNYFTLGVDILFDSTNHLVKKFVLHTNFPGHYNFNIYHRCDFKIPLVIKKEGADPQTEDCTLTTYNKWDQIQELLGHPMEKPVVLHRSSSANNTNPFGSTFCFGLQRMIFEVMQNNHIASVTLYGAPRSATKARPEASSSSH